TGCGCTTAACCCCGATTTTCGGACCACCGGCTTAAGTGGAACCTGCGTCCTCAACATGGTACAAAAGGACGCATGGAAATGGGAAGAAAACGAAGAACATTCACGGACAAGTTCAAGGCCAAGGTGGCGATTGAGGCCATCAAGGGCGTGAAGACATTGGCGGAGCTGGCATCGGAATATCAGGTCCATCCGAACCAGATTTCGGATTGGAAGAAGCAGTTGCTTTCGAATGCGCCGGATCTTTTTGCATCGGGGAAAAAGAAGCAGGCTCAAACGGAAGAAGAGCTTACGGCTCCACTTTACGAAGAGATCGGGCGTCTGAAGATGGACGTGAAGTGGCTCGAAAAAAAGCTATGAGCCTGCCGCTTTCAACGCGCCGCAGCTGGGTGGAGCCCGGCACCGATTATTCGGTTCGGCGGCAGTGTAGGCTCGCAGGCGTCCCCAGATCGGGCTTCTACTACGACCCCGCCCCGGAAACGCCGGAGAACCTGCTTCTGATGCGTTTGATCGACGAGCAGTATCTCCGGCATCCGGAGTTCGGCTATCCACGCATGACGGACTGGTTGCGTGATCAAGACTATGATGTCAATCACAAGCGGGTCGCCCGCCTCATGCAGCTGATGGGGATTCAGGCCATCACGCCCGGTCCGCACACGAGCAAGCCCGCCCCGAGGCACAAGATCTACCCTTATTTGCTGCGCAATGTGGACATCGAACGGGTGAACCAGGTTTGGAGTACGGACATCACCTACATCCCGATGCGGCATGGATACATGTACCT
This DNA window, taken from Pontiella desulfatans, encodes the following:
- a CDS encoding IS3 family transposase (programmed frameshift), which codes for MGRKRRTFTDKFKAKVAIEAIKGVKTLAELASEYQVHPNQISDWKKQLLSNAPDLFASGKKKQAQTEEELTAPLYEEIGRLKMDVKWLKKAMSLPLSTRRSWVEPGTDYSVRRQCRLAGVPRSGFYYDPAPETPENLLLMRLIDEQYLRHPEFGYPRMTDWLRDQDYDVNHKRVARLMQLMGIQAITPGPHTSKPAPRHKIYPYLLRNVDIERVNQVWSTDITYIPMRHGYMYLTAVIDWYSRYVLAWELSSTMESTFCVDALERALTQGNPEIFNTDQGSQFTSNAFTGVLLNENITISMDGRGRALDNVFIERLWWSVKYEKIYPACYADGHALHRGLDSYFKYYNHERKHSALDKRTPAEVFMEGAVRT